The DNA segment GCAGCCCTTGAAGCAAAAAATCGAGTTGGAGCAGAGGGGAGAATTCGACCTTTCCTTTGCCGGTTGGAAGGCGGATTACAACGACCCCATGACCTTTCTGGACATGTGGGTGACCGATGGTCCCTTCAATGTGGGCAAATGGAGCAACAAGAAATATGATGAGCTGATCAAAAAGTCCAAAAGCAATCCCGACTTCAAGGAACGGATCAACGACCTGATCGAAGCGGAGCGGATTCTGCTGGAGGAGAAGGTCGCGATCGCTCCGGTCTATTACAAGAACCAGGCTTACCTCGTCAAGCCCCATGTGAAGAATCTGTACTTCCACTCCTTCAATGTCGAATACACCCTGAAGGAAACGTATATCGAAAATAAGCAATAACGGGATGGATTTACCGCTTTACAATTTCCGGATTTCGCGCAATGATGGATGTTGGAGGGGTCCATGTCTGCAATCCCGCGGCACACCGCTGAAAAGGGGAAAGGTATATGTCCGGGTGCGGACATATACCTTTCGCATGTTCTTTTTCGTGTAAAGGAAGTGGGAATGTGGGAAGCTATGTGGCCCGTAGACTGATCTATCTGCTGTTGACCTTGTGGTTGGTCGTCACGTGCACTTTTTTTCTCATGCACTTTCTTCCGGGAAGCCCCCTGTCCAACGAGGAAAAACTTCCCCCCGCGCTGAAGGAAAGGATCCTGGAGGAATACGGATTGGACAAACCCGTCCCCGTTCAATACGCCCTCTATCTGGGCAACCTGCTGCGGGGCGATCTGGGAATGTCCTTTTCCTATGACGGTCGGAGCGTCAGCGGGCTGATCGCCCAGGGATTTCCCGCTTCACTGCAGATCGGCCTGCAGGGATTGATTTTCGGCGGTCTGATCGGAATTCTGCTCGGAACCGTGGCCGCCCTCAAACGGGGCACCTGGGTGGACAATTCGGCGACGATCCTTGCCGTGCTCGGGGTGTCCGTCCCCAGTTTCGTGCTGGCTGCCGTTTTTTCCTATTATATCGGGGTGAAGATCGGAATCCTTCCCCCCGGCGGCTGGGGAAGCTTTGCCCATACGGTTCTGCCTTCCCTCGCCCTGTCCTTCCTGGTCATCGCCCAGGTGACCCGGTACATCCGCAGCGAATTGCTGGATGTCTTCAGCCAGGATTTCATCAAGACGGCCAGGGCGAAGGGAATGGGGCGCCGTGCGGTCGTTTTCCGCCACGCCCTCCGCAATGCGCTGATTCCCACCGTCACCGTGCTGGGGCCGCTGACGGTCAATCTGATCACCGGGTCGCTGGTGGTGGAGCAGATCTTCGGCGTGCCCGGAATGTCCACCTATTTCGTCAATTCCATCATGACGAATGATTACACCCTGATCATGGGGACCACCATTTTTTATGCCTTTTTGTTCACGGTCAGCGTTTTCGTCGTCGATATCCTCTACGGCATTATCGATCCCCGGATTCGGGTTGCCGGAATGAAGGAGTGAGCGCAGATGGGACCGGCCAAGATCACACCGGACCTTTTCGAGCCGCTTCCGCTGGCGCGGACGGTTCCCGGCCGTGCGGTCTCCAGGCGGAGGCGGGCCGGTTTTTGGCGGGACGCCCTTCGCCGTTTTGTGAGAAACAA comes from the Planifilum fulgidum genome and includes:
- a CDS encoding ABC transporter permease, yielding MGSYVARRLIYLLLTLWLVVTCTFFLMHFLPGSPLSNEEKLPPALKERILEEYGLDKPVPVQYALYLGNLLRGDLGMSFSYDGRSVSGLIAQGFPASLQIGLQGLIFGGLIGILLGTVAALKRGTWVDNSATILAVLGVSVPSFVLAAVFSYYIGVKIGILPPGGWGSFAHTVLPSLALSFLVIAQVTRYIRSELLDVFSQDFIKTARAKGMGRRAVVFRHALRNALIPTVTVLGPLTVNLITGSLVVEQIFGVPGMSTYFVNSIMTNDYTLIMGTTIFYAFLFTVSVFVVDILYGIIDPRIRVAGMKE